AACATctgagtttcttcttctttagcaGTGTCACCTTCTTGTTGATTCTCTATCATGAATGGACCATCACCGTCGTCCATTGTAACTCCCCAAGACATACGAAACATTCCAGGTTCAATCTCCATGTTGTTGTTGGCTCCCTTCCAATTCCAACACGATTTCTCATTAAAGATCACATCTCTGCTTACAACTATTCTTCTCGAGCTTGGATTATAAAGCCTATAAGCTTTAGATCCTGGTTCTAATCCGAGGTGAACCAGAGGATGTGATCGATCGTCGAGCTTCTTGAGGTGAACAGAGTCGACTTTTGCGTATGCAGGACAGCCGAAAACTCTTATATGGCCAATGTTTggttttcttcctctcaatctctCATATGGAGTTTGACCCTTTAAGACTCTTGTGGGCATTCTATTGATTAAGTACGTGGCATGGCTCACCGCTTCTTCCCACAAGTAGTTAGGCACACTTATTGCCTTTAGCATGCTTCGTGTTATCTCCATCAAAGTATGATTTTTTCTTTCGAcaacaccattttgttgtggtgtatagggaGATGTTAAGTGACGCCTTATTCCGTTGTTGCTGCAGAAatcttgaattctttcaaaGTAAACTCACCCCTTCTATCCGTACGTagggtttttatttctttgttgaCGTCCTTCTTAACAAGCGTTTTGAAAGCTCTGAATATTTCAAATGCATCActgtttttctttaataatattgaCCATATATACCTTGTGCAGCCATCAATTATTACAAAGATGTAACGATTGTTTTTGAGTGTGGTTGGTGATATAGGACCACACAAGTCGGTGTGTAGAAGTTCCAAAGCATGAGATGATCTATACACGGTTGCTTTAGGGAATGGCAAAGTTGCTTCTCTTCTTTGATCACCGGCAAGCCAATTACCATCTCTTGTGTTGACATGGACCTCATAGTTTGGAAACTAATGTGTCCAAGTCTCGCATTCCATCTCCAAGGATCTTCATCAATCCTTGCATGTAGATAAGTAGTTTTCCCTACCTTAAGAGAGATCTTAAACAAACGATTCAATCCCCATAAATACTTTTATAAGTAATCTTCAATTAGGGTCTCTCAAAGTTAGAAAGTCTTCCTTCATTCCAACGTTGCATCCTTGTTCTGTAGCTTGACCTAAGATTATTATATTACTCAGGAGTTCTTGAATGTAGTATATATCCGCTAGAAGCTTCTGTTCGCCCGTATTTGCTTCGAATAGGATAGATCATTTTCCGTTGATGTCAACGCAAGATCCATCTCCAAACTTAACAACTTTTCCTTTTATGTTTTCACTAAGCTCATAGAAATAAGATCGTTCGCCGGTCATATGGTTACTAGCACCATTATCTAAGTACGGCATtccttcttctcttttattttgCTCAATAGCTTTCGGTAAGACCTTTTCTTCGTTGAGGAATACGATCTCGTGCATGTATACAACATCGGCTTCCTTTGTTTCCTGTTTATTTAGCTCTTGGTCATCTTTCTTCTCGGGACAAACAGAGGCAAATTGACCTTTCTTGTCACACTTGAAGCAAGTAATGTTAGAGTAATCCTTCTTCTCTTTGCTTATATCTCGTGTGTTGCTCCTTCCACGCCCTCTTCCTGTGTTGCCTTGACCACGacctctgcctcttcctctTGACTTCTCTGTTCTCTTATTAGAGTTTGCATAGAGAAGATTTCCAAATGGCTCATGAGTCTCTTCATCGAGTATTCGTTCCTCGtatgctttgagtctcccaaTAATGTCTTCATAAGTTGTCTTGTTTAGGTCAAGAACTTGCTCGACTGAAGGTATGATATGAATGTACTTGCTTCTTGGTAAGCTATTCAAGAACTTATTTACGAGTTTTGATTCTTCAAGTGTTTGACCTAAGAAGGCTGATTTCGCGGCTAGTTCCAATAACTTCCCAGAGAAGCTATCAATCGTGTCTGAGTCCTTCATCCTTAGGTGCTCAAACTCGTTCATTAGGGTTTGGAGACGAGCTTCCTTTACTTGTTCGGCGCCAAGGTTTCTTGATTTAATGGCTTCCCAGATCTCGTTAGGGGGAGTCTTGTTCTCCTACCTGTAGAATTAGATTCTCAGGTATGGACTGAAACAATAGTGCTATTATGATGGCGTTCTTATCTTCATCCGTTGAACCTGGTTCAATGGATTCCTAAACCTTATGAACTCTCAACAAAACTTTCATCCTCATCGACCAGACGGTATAGTTCGATGAAGATAGCATCGGACATACAACTGCGGATGGTACCGAATCTCTTGTCTTCATTGGAGGCTTCGTATCACCCATCGTTTATGTCTTGACTTCTAAGAGCAGAACCTGGCGCTCTAATACCAAATAAAGTCGTAGTAAACGAACGTGAAGCTTGTATAAAACTGTCCttcatttt
This genomic stretch from Brassica napus cultivar Da-Ae chromosome C9, Da-Ae, whole genome shotgun sequence harbors:
- the LOC106435072 gene encoding uncharacterized protein LOC106435072 gives rise to the protein MGDTKPPMKTRDSVPSAVVCPMLSSSNYTVWSMRMKVLLRVHKENKTPPNEIWEAIKSRNLGAEQVKEARLQTLMNEFEHLRMKDSDTIDSFSGKLLELAAKSAFLGQTLEESKLVNKFLNSLPRSKYIHIIPSVEQVLDLNKTTYEDIIGRLKAYEERILDEETHEPFGNLLYANSNKRTEKSRGRGRGRGQGNTGRGRGRSNTRDISKEKKDYSNITCFKCDKKGQFASVCPEKKDDQELNKQETKEADVVYMHEIVFLNEEKVLPKAIEQNKREEGMPYLDNGASNHMTGERSYFYELSENIKGKVVKFGDGSCVDINGK